A part of Capsicum annuum cultivar UCD-10X-F1 chromosome 6, UCD10Xv1.1, whole genome shotgun sequence genomic DNA contains:
- the LOC107872791 gene encoding protein SENSITIVE TO PROTON RHIZOTOXICITY 1 has protein sequence MEQVNQRSENHDSTTTQEWDPRAILKNVSFLEQKIHQLRELVRIIVDHKSLAGIQGNDLSFQQQQLIIADLTSIIAQLISTAGSLLPTVKHHSLSSANPTTKQIGQFGGILVPSETGTNAGALSQSVNVTKAEDQPNHVDVTGDCGIEQNYVADEHEAKDEGEPHAEENLHPGSYEILQLEKEEILAPHTHFCTVCGKGFKRDANLRMHMRGHGDEYKTPAALAKPHKEPTSGTKLIKGYSCPCVGCKRNKEHKKFQPLKTILCVKKHYRRTHCEKSYACSRCNVKKFSVIADLRTHEKHCGKDKWHCSCGTTFSRKDKLFGHISLFQGHTPAIPQDETKGFAGISDHSQTGDATKEAGKIGFEINLQNSSGLQNTMNEKGSADSRGSFSSPWNFESSKLSDLREFPQPPFEDPENSFSFLMAGSCNYPRIARKI, from the coding sequence ATGGAACAAGTTAATCAAAGGAGTGAAAATCATGATTCTACCACAACACAAGAATGGGATCCAAGAGCTATACTGAAAAATGTGTCTTTTCTTGAACAAAAGATTCATCAACTCCGGGAGCTGGTGCGTATAATTGTTGACCACAAAAGTCTAGCTGGGATTCAGGGAAATGACCTTTCATTTCAGCAACAACAGCTAATAATAGCTGATCTTACCTCTATTATTGCTCAATTGATATCGACTGCAGGGAGTCTTCTTCCAACCGTGAAGCATCATTCACTTTCCTCCGCGAACCCAACTACTAAGCAAATTGGACAGTTTGGTGGTATCTTGGTTCCTTCTGAAACTGGTACTAATGCTGGTGCTTTATCGCAAAGTGTTAATGTCACCAAAGCGGAAGATCAGCCCAACCATGTTGATGTTACAGGCGATTGTGGCATTGAACAAAATTATGTTGCTGATGAACATGAGGCAAAAGATGAAGGTGAACCCCATGCGGAAGAGAATCTTCATCCTGGTTCCTATGAGATTCTGCAGCTGGAGAAAGAGGAAATTCTTGCACCTCACACTCACTTTTGCACGGTGTGTGGCAAGGGATTTAAGAGAGATGCCAATTTGCGTATGCACATGAGAGGTCACGGGGATGAATACAAAACTCCAGCAGCTCTTGCAAAGCCTCACAAGGAGCCTACCTCTGGGACGAAGCTTATTAAAGGATATTCTTGTCCTTGTGTTGGTTGCAAGCGCAATAAGGAGCATAAAAAGTTTCAGCCACTTAAGACGATCTTATGTGTGAAAAAACATTACAGAAGAACCCACTGTGAGAAAAGCTATGCTTGTAGTAGGTGCAATGTGAAGAAATTTTCAGTCATTGCAGATCTTCGAACACATGAGAAACATTGTGGTAAAGATAAATGGCATTGTTCTTGCGGAACAACTTTTTCCAGGAAAGATAAGCTTTTCGGGCACATTTCCCTTTTCCAAGGACACACTCCTGCAATTCCTCAGGATGAAACGAAAGGTTTTGCTGGGATATCTGATCACAGTCAAACCGGCGATGCAACTAAAGAAGCTGGAAAGATTGGTTTCGAGATAAATCTTCAGAATAGCAGTGGCCTTCAAAATACTATGAATGAAAAAGGGAGTGCAGATAGTCGTGGCAGTTTTTCGTCACCTTGGAACTTTGAAAGTAGCAAGCTTAGTGATCTCCGAGAGTTTCCACAACCACCATTTGAGGACCCAGAAAACTCATTCTCTTTTCTAATGGCGGGTTCATGTAATTACCCTCGGATAGCTAGGAAAATATAA